One genomic region from Thermoleptolyngbya sichuanensis A183 encodes:
- the recR gene encoding recombination mediator RecR, with the protein MVYTRPLARLIEQLQRLPGVGPKSAQRLALHILKRPEEEVKALAQALLEAKQQVGLCSVCFHLSAEPVCDICKNPSRDPQLICVVADSRDVIALEKTREYKGKYHVLGGLISPMEGIGPDHLHISPLVKRVAQQGVEEVIMAISPSVEGDTTTLYVGQLLKPFTKVTRIAFGLPMGGDLEYADEVTLARALEGRRELE; encoded by the coding sequence CTGGTCTACACTCGTCCCCTCGCCCGCCTTATTGAACAGTTACAACGGCTTCCTGGCGTTGGGCCCAAATCGGCTCAGCGGCTGGCGCTGCACATTCTTAAGCGGCCAGAAGAAGAAGTGAAAGCCTTAGCACAGGCGCTGCTAGAGGCAAAACAGCAAGTCGGACTGTGTTCCGTTTGTTTTCACCTGTCGGCCGAACCCGTCTGCGACATTTGCAAAAATCCCAGCCGCGATCCGCAGCTCATCTGCGTGGTGGCCGATTCTCGCGATGTCATCGCCCTAGAAAAAACTCGCGAATACAAGGGCAAATACCACGTTTTGGGCGGCTTGATTTCTCCGATGGAAGGCATCGGCCCCGACCATCTCCATATTTCGCCCCTGGTTAAGCGCGTAGCCCAGCAGGGCGTTGAGGAAGTCATCATGGCCATCAGCCCAAGTGTAGAAGGCGACACCACCACGCTTTATGTTGGGCAACTGCTAAAGCCGTTTACCAAGGTCACCCGCATTGCTTTTGGGCTGCCGATGGGGGGCGACCTGGAATACGCCGACGAGGTGACGCTGGCGCGAGCGCTAGAGGGCAGGCGAGAGCTAGAGTAG
- the aroH gene encoding chorismate mutase gives MGWRVRAIRGATTVAENTEGAIAEAVIELLEELERLNPGVLDPDEIVNLIFSVTPDLDAVFPAKIARQRPGWNDVPLLDLQQMAVKGSLPRCIRLLLQINLPAEVRVRHAYLREAAELRPDWQYAPMTLQ, from the coding sequence GTGGGTTGGCGAGTTCGGGCAATTCGGGGCGCAACGACGGTTGCAGAGAATACAGAAGGGGCGATCGCCGAAGCGGTAATCGAGTTATTGGAAGAATTAGAACGGCTCAACCCCGGAGTCCTCGACCCGGACGAAATCGTGAACCTGATTTTCTCCGTTACGCCAGACCTGGATGCTGTCTTTCCGGCCAAAATTGCCCGCCAGCGCCCTGGTTGGAACGATGTGCCGCTGCTGGATTTGCAGCAAATGGCAGTGAAAGGGAGCCTACCGCGCTGCATCCGCCTGCTGCTGCAAATCAACTTACCCGCTGAGGTGCGCGTCCGCCATGCCTACCTGCGAGAGGCGGCAGAGCTGCGTCCGGATTGGCAGTATGCGCCGATGACGCTCCAGTAG
- a CDS encoding NF041680 family putative transposase, protein MIFNELQQFRQTLYASLGNARDALFDLMDAVLVSACIVSFVRLSQSPVFRRQWSSTYEALRDSRLPRSKVLKLLVQQIPTQQQPLLAGDASRWNRPAARRLKDRTLSGRTGHAPIAGQNYSTLAWIAEDRGSWALPLRHERITSFETPASKAAFQLKQVTRQLAVRPLAIYDRGYGNASFVNQTAGIEADLLLRVTSNRCVYGAPPAYRGRGAPAKHGHKMKLNDPDTWSVPVETVEVDDPNWGRVRVSRWSAYHFRKSPKRAMEVLRVEVLETQSSTRRLAPLWLVWLGEQMPPLETLWLHYLRRFAIEHWYRFAKQRLYWTHPQFSSVSATEQWSSLMPLLSWQLWLARKDCTDHPLPWQAPQETLTPGRVAQAFAGILAAIGTPAPAPKPRGKSPGRGKGHKPTPRPCYPMVKKRASKRKTSEQSLNSPVATAA, encoded by the coding sequence ATGATTTTCAACGAACTTCAGCAATTTCGCCAAACGTTGTATGCCAGCTTGGGAAACGCCAGAGATGCCCTGTTTGATCTGATGGATGCCGTGTTAGTGAGTGCGTGCATCGTGTCGTTTGTGAGGCTATCGCAGAGTCCTGTCTTTCGTCGCCAGTGGTCGAGCACCTATGAAGCGTTGCGCGATAGCCGCCTACCCCGATCAAAGGTGCTGAAGCTGTTGGTGCAGCAGATACCGACTCAGCAGCAACCGTTGTTGGCAGGTGATGCGAGTCGGTGGAACCGTCCTGCTGCCAGGCGTTTGAAAGACCGCACCTTATCAGGCAGAACAGGACATGCCCCGATAGCCGGACAAAACTACAGTACCTTAGCCTGGATTGCTGAAGACAGGGGCAGTTGGGCATTACCATTGCGGCATGAGCGCATCACCAGCTTTGAAACACCCGCCAGTAAAGCGGCATTCCAACTCAAACAAGTGACTCGGCAGTTAGCGGTGCGTCCGTTGGCGATCTACGACCGAGGGTACGGCAATGCCAGTTTTGTCAACCAAACGGCAGGGATTGAGGCAGACTTGCTGCTGCGGGTTACATCCAATCGATGTGTCTATGGCGCGCCCCCAGCGTATCGAGGGCGAGGCGCACCTGCCAAGCATGGACATAAGATGAAACTCAATGACCCTGACACTTGGAGTGTCCCGGTCGAAACCGTTGAAGTCGATGATCCCAACTGGGGACGAGTGCGGGTCAGTCGTTGGAGTGCATACCATTTCCGCAAATCCCCCAAACGGGCAATGGAAGTGTTGCGCGTGGAGGTGCTGGAGACACAGAGCAGCACGCGACGCTTGGCTCCTTTGTGGTTAGTTTGGCTGGGTGAGCAGATGCCTCCGTTAGAAACCCTGTGGTTGCACTACCTCCGTCGCTTTGCCATTGAACACTGGTATCGCTTTGCCAAGCAGAGGCTATATTGGACACATCCCCAGTTCAGTTCTGTATCGGCAACCGAACAGTGGAGCAGCCTGATGCCGTTGCTCAGTTGGCAGTTGTGGTTAGCGCGAAAGGACTGTACTGACCACCCCTTGCCCTGGCAGGCACCGCAAGAAACGTTGACTCCGGGTCGGGTCGCACAAGCGTTTGCAGGCATTTTGGCAGCGATTGGCACCCCTGCTCCTGCGCCTAAACCTCGTGGTAAATCGCCAGGACGAGGCAAGGGGCACAAGCCAACTCCTCGTCCCTGCTATCCGATGGTCAAAAAACGAGCCTCGAAACGCAAGACATCCGAACAATCCCTGAACAGTCCGGTTGCAACAGCAGCTTAA
- a CDS encoding Uma2 family endonuclease → MTHFTIDLSAITVLTEAQFDALCANNPDIKFERTPNGELVIMAPSGGETGKDNAKLTARFVIWNESTDLGVVFDSSTCFRLPGGGDRSPDVAWVEKARWEALPPDFRRKFPPICPDFVLELLSPSDNPQTIRAKMQEYLSCGVKLGWMLNPEEQQAEIYRPDQPVEVLDAPASLSGEPVLPGLVLQLGWLWEGAVK, encoded by the coding sequence ATGACCCACTTCACTATTGATCTGAGTGCCATTACTGTGCTGACTGAAGCTCAGTTTGACGCGCTCTGTGCCAACAATCCCGACATCAAGTTTGAGCGCACCCCCAACGGAGAACTCGTCATCATGGCTCCCAGCGGCGGAGAAACTGGAAAAGATAATGCAAAATTGACTGCTCGCTTCGTTATCTGGAATGAAAGTACAGATCTAGGCGTTGTGTTCGATTCGTCTACCTGTTTTCGGTTGCCGGGTGGGGGCGATCGCTCTCCTGACGTAGCCTGGGTTGAAAAGGCTCGCTGGGAAGCCCTGCCGCCCGATTTCCGTCGCAAGTTTCCGCCCATTTGCCCCGACTTTGTGCTGGAGCTTCTCTCCCCCAGCGACAATCCCCAAACCATTCGCGCCAAGATGCAGGAATACCTTTCCTGTGGCGTAAAGCTCGGTTGGATGCTGAATCCAGAGGAACAGCAAGCCGAAATTTATCGACCCGACCAGCCCGTAGAAGTGCTAGACGCGCCCGCCAGCCTGTCCGGTGAACCCGTTCTGCCAGGGCTGGTTTTGCAATTGGGCTGGCTATGGGAAGGCGCGGTGAAGTAA
- the sppA gene encoding signal peptide peptidase SppA produces the protein MVRLFKPSFRKQIARIEVAGAIASDTRKRVLEALKQVEERKFPALLLRIDSPGGTVGDSQEIYQALKRLGEKIKIVASFGNISASGGVYIGMGAQHIVANPGTVTGSIGVILRGNNLERLLERIGVSFKVIKSGPYKDILAFDRELTEPEQHILQELIDTSYGQFVQTVAEARNLAVETVRGFADGRIFTGQQALELGVVDRLGTEEDARRWTCELAGLDPEKTRTFNIEEKKSLLRRLRTGSEMQGDRLGSLLAHRLSSATDWIEFELATSGVPLWMYRP, from the coding sequence ATGGTGAGGCTCTTTAAGCCGTCGTTTCGCAAGCAGATTGCCCGGATTGAGGTGGCGGGGGCGATCGCCAGTGACACTCGTAAGCGCGTTCTGGAAGCCCTCAAGCAAGTCGAGGAGCGGAAGTTTCCTGCACTGTTGCTACGAATCGACAGCCCTGGTGGAACGGTGGGCGATTCTCAGGAAATCTATCAAGCGCTAAAGCGGCTGGGTGAAAAAATCAAAATCGTCGCCAGCTTTGGCAATATCTCAGCCTCTGGCGGTGTTTATATTGGCATGGGCGCACAGCATATTGTGGCAAACCCTGGCACGGTGACGGGCAGTATTGGTGTCATTCTGCGGGGCAATAATCTGGAGCGCCTGCTGGAGCGAATTGGCGTGTCCTTCAAGGTGATTAAATCTGGCCCGTATAAAGACATTCTGGCCTTTGACCGAGAACTGACAGAGCCAGAGCAACATATTCTGCAAGAGCTGATTGACACGAGCTACGGTCAGTTTGTGCAAACGGTGGCTGAAGCTAGGAACCTAGCGGTTGAAACCGTCCGGGGCTTTGCCGATGGACGGATTTTCACTGGGCAACAAGCGCTGGAACTGGGTGTGGTGGATCGCCTGGGGACTGAGGAAGATGCCCGTCGCTGGACCTGCGAACTGGCTGGCCTCGATCCAGAAAAGACTCGCACGTTTAACATCGAGGAGAAAAAGAGCTTGCTCCGTCGATTGCGAACGGGGAGTGAAATGCAGGGCGATCGCCTTGGCAGTTTGCTTGCCCACAGGCTATCTTCGGCTACAGACTGGATCGAGTTTGAACTGGCGACGAGCGGCGTGCCGCTGTGGATGTATCGGCCATAG
- the recN gene encoding DNA repair protein RecN — translation MLISLNIENFALVDRLEIRFGQGLNVLTGETGAGKSIILDALDAALGGKVSGRAVRTGADSARIEATFAMEPVLQDWLAAQDLEPLEDETLVCSREMTLGQGSVRSRSRVNGVVVNKQQMEDLRDRLVEITAQGQTVQLGQPSLQRDWLDSFGGAALMQQREVVAAAYAAFQQAAQALEKRRQMEQQRQQQLDLFEYQAKELSAANLSDPQELEQLEQERQRLSHTVELQQQSYQVYQALYQNDTGGNAAADLLGKAENWLTDMVRYDRDLEPVLDMVAEALARVQEAGRQINTYGEGLETDPERLEAVEQRIIQLKQICKKYGPTLAEAIAYAQRVQADVDALSDGGQSLEALEAQYAQRQQELAAACAQLTELRRAAAHTLEARIIEELKPLAMEKVQFQVEIMPVNPTAAGGDRITFLFSPNPGEPLQPLTAIASGGEMSRFLLALKVCFSQVDPIGTMVFDEIDVGVSGRVAQAIADKLHQLGSRHQVLCVTHQPLVAAMAHTHFRVDKQVIDPAAESTSKNDRRKAKATPEPVDPEPVDTDLLEGSEDVRTVVRVSQLSDEQRRHELAQLVGGNEEAIAFADSLLTQAASRQQDSGTKTVAKPRRNRG, via the coding sequence ATGTTAATTTCTCTCAACATTGAGAACTTTGCCCTGGTCGATCGCCTAGAGATTCGGTTTGGCCAAGGCTTGAATGTGCTGACGGGGGAAACGGGCGCGGGTAAATCGATTATTCTCGACGCGCTGGATGCGGCACTGGGCGGCAAGGTATCGGGGCGGGCGGTGCGAACAGGGGCGGATTCGGCGCGAATCGAGGCGACTTTTGCGATGGAGCCTGTGCTGCAAGACTGGCTGGCGGCGCAGGATCTTGAGCCGCTAGAGGATGAAACGCTAGTGTGTAGCCGCGAGATGACGCTGGGGCAGGGCAGCGTCCGCAGCCGTTCGCGGGTGAATGGGGTGGTGGTGAACAAGCAGCAGATGGAAGACCTGCGCGATCGCCTCGTGGAAATTACCGCCCAGGGGCAAACCGTGCAACTAGGGCAGCCCAGCCTCCAGCGCGACTGGCTCGATAGCTTTGGTGGCGCTGCCCTAATGCAGCAGCGAGAAGTCGTCGCAGCCGCCTATGCCGCGTTTCAGCAGGCGGCACAAGCGCTAGAAAAACGCCGCCAGATGGAGCAACAACGCCAGCAGCAGCTTGATTTGTTTGAATATCAGGCAAAGGAACTGTCGGCGGCAAATCTCAGCGATCCGCAAGAGTTGGAGCAGTTGGAGCAGGAACGCCAGCGCCTCAGCCATACGGTGGAGCTACAGCAACAGAGCTATCAGGTGTATCAGGCGCTTTACCAGAACGACACGGGCGGCAATGCAGCGGCAGATCTGTTGGGCAAAGCGGAAAATTGGTTGACGGATATGGTGCGCTATGACCGAGATCTGGAGCCAGTGTTGGATATGGTGGCGGAAGCGTTGGCGCGGGTACAGGAGGCGGGTCGGCAAATCAACACCTACGGTGAGGGGTTGGAAACGGACCCGGAGCGCCTGGAAGCCGTGGAGCAGCGAATTATTCAGCTTAAGCAGATTTGCAAGAAGTATGGCCCGACTCTTGCCGAGGCGATCGCCTACGCGCAGCGGGTGCAGGCGGATGTGGACGCGCTCAGCGATGGCGGACAATCGCTAGAAGCGCTGGAAGCCCAGTATGCCCAGCGTCAGCAAGAACTCGCCGCCGCCTGTGCCCAGCTTACGGAACTGCGTCGCGCTGCCGCCCACACGCTGGAAGCTCGAATAATTGAGGAACTGAAGCCACTGGCAATGGAAAAGGTGCAGTTTCAGGTGGAGATTATGCCGGTGAATCCAACAGCGGCCGGGGGCGATCGCATCACGTTTCTGTTTAGCCCCAATCCTGGCGAACCGCTGCAACCGCTGACGGCGATCGCCTCTGGTGGGGAAATGAGCCGCTTTTTGCTGGCGCTGAAGGTGTGCTTTTCGCAGGTCGATCCGATCGGCACAATGGTCTTTGACGAAATTGACGTGGGGGTGTCGGGGCGCGTGGCCCAGGCGATTGCCGATAAGCTGCACCAGCTTGGCAGCCGCCATCAGGTACTCTGCGTGACGCACCAGCCGCTCGTTGCCGCCATGGCCCATACCCACTTTCGGGTCGATAAGCAGGTGATTGACCCAGCCGCAGAATCCACCAGCAAAAATGACCGCAGGAAGGCTAAAGCAACCCCTGAGCCAGTAGATCCTGAGCCAGTAGATACAGATTTGCTGGAGGGATCTGAAGACGTGCGAACGGTGGTGCGCGTATCCCAACTGAGCGATGAGCAGCGCCGCCATGAGCTGGCTCAGCTCGTGGGTGGGAATGAAGAGGCGATCGCCTTTGCCGATTCGCTGCTGACTCAGGCCGCATCCCGTCAGCAGGACTCTGGAACTAAAACTGTAGCCAAGCCTAGGCGAAATCGGGGTTGA